The sequence below is a genomic window from Cicer arietinum cultivar CDC Frontier isolate Library 1 chromosome 6, Cicar.CDCFrontier_v2.0, whole genome shotgun sequence.
GAGAAAAGTCATATCGTCTAATGAAGTTGAGCACGAATTTTATGTCATTGATTGGACGAGGAAATAGAAGATTAGTGGCTGACACGTAACGCCTCAGGACCgtcttttaatatattataaatagatagAAGTAATTTCCACTACAGGACAAATAATCAATGTCGGGTTTTCCAGTAGTTCTCAACTTTGGCAATCCTATAAATTTAAGCATTCATCTAAATGTCTTTTACCCAAATTCAAATAGTTAATAGCTGATTAATATCGTTTATATCGATGTATTAAAACTAATCTCATTGTCTTATCTTTATCATTACGCCAAACAGATAGGACATACACTTTGTTACCTTACTAGGGCTTTCAGTTTGTTATGGGTTTGAGTTTTGTTTTCATCGTGTTCATGTGAGTGAAATTTCTGTCTTTTGTTCTAAACTTACTCGTTACTATTAGGAGTAAAATTAAGTTGGCATACTTGTGAAATTATGTTAACATCTTGATAAGAAAGGAACTAATGATTTAGTTAAACAATATAGTAAAAAGtgcaaattaaaaagaaaaaagctaGACAACAAAGGGTAATCACCAAAGccaaaaaaaatgaagtttgtCAGATAATGGacttacaagaaaaaaaaagtaaagctATGATTAGCATTGCACAAAAGACTTACCATTGTAAGCTTCATTAATCTCTTGAAATTTTGCAGTAACAACACTATCATCATTGTGTTTGTCGGGATGCCATTTCTATCAATGGAGTAGAATCATATGTATATACGTAAGTCAAATTTGTAAAACTTTCTACTTTACAGTTTGAAAAATCGTGAAATGAATAGTAGGTGCTACGGAAAAAAGGGTAGGTTACCAACCAAGGCGAGTCTTCGGTAATTAAATCTGATATCTTCATCTGTTGCATCATAATCAATCTCCAGCACTTTGTAATAATCCTTGAAACAAGTAAAATCGATCCATCAAGAATGCATTAAAACAACAGTAAGAGTCACAAACATCTCCTCATCAAGGAACATTTTTGTTAAATCCAGCAATGAAGATGTTGTAAGATACAAGCATCAATAGGAAAGTTGCGCATAGATTTTCAGATTTAAGAAAGcaaataaaaccaaataatctctAGTTTCCAACAGAAAGAATATGAGCTACAACATCAACAAATTAATATCTATAATCTATAATATTATTCAATCAATAATGTACAAGCTTCCACTGCACTCCCTTAGATTAACTAAACCTACAATAACAATCTACCAGAAGCCAATCGACACTAGTAATCACAATACaccttttttatataaatttgtagCATAGTTGGATCTCAGGAGCTCACTCGGGCCTAAGAAAGCCCCAAGCCTCAAGACGGCCTACAGAGGtacttatatattatatacCAACGATGTCCTCACATGGAAATCAAGATTCCAACCTACATTGGATTTACTCACAATACACTCAAATAATCATCTCAATAATAAGTTCAATATGTTTTCTTTCATTGACCCAACTACATTCTACCTGAACCGACACTTCACTTCAGATTGAAGATGTGCCCAGTGTCCAAGATTGATACATCACCAACACATGTGATTACATTCAATATCTTCATTTTACACAAGCAAAATATTACTAGTGCAGTGTCTACGTGTCAGCGTCNNNNNNNNNNNNNNNNNNNTCGTGTACGGTATTTGTGTGTGTGCTTCCTAACATTCTAATCAAACCCATGGCCTTTCTTTTAGCCAACCCACTTCTTTAATAAAGGGTCTCACACCATTCAACTAACTTCCTAGCCAAAAACAAAGCATGAAGATAATATGAACTAAAAAAAAGTGAACTTTTATTCATATATCACAAATGGATAGTTTATTATatggataaaataaaattgaattctaaactaaaaaaaaaaatcccacaaaacaatttacaaaaaaatatcctacgtgagaaaaaattgaaaatttaggatttttcttataataatacCTTTGGGTTGGTGTTGTCAGCAGCAGCCATATGGTACAAAAATGGGGTCAACATACACAACAACTTCTTTTATATGATTCATGAGgatcaaacacaaacctctgaaatcaaaacaaaataacaacaatTGCAAGATGTGGCTCAACCAAATAGAGATAGATATGTTCGAAATCAGAGAAAAATAGTTGTGGATTGAAATAAATGAGAGAGGGAATAAAAATGAGAATTTGTGTggtgaaagaaaaaacaagagGGCGTTCCTATGCCACAATTTCGATGTTTGTTCACAATGGTAAAAACTCCGAGGGTTCTTTGAAGAAGGTGGAAGAAACAATGGAAATGAAGAtggattttattattttttcatcgtAAACATGAattctatttatttgtttatttctttattgatattgtcaaataatttaaataaatctaaaCTATGCACCATCAATATAAATCATTCTTGCATCCAAAGTAAGTAAATAAGAGCAAtcgattttgaaatattattatatttttgtaagcGTGTGAGATAATAATTATACCATAAATAGTTGTACTTGGTTCtctgtataaaataattttacgtgcattaatattttaaattatgactaaattcatattttttgtgaaatataaatatatttatttacttttatatttatttattcatattaaattaaatatatttatttacttttattcattttccttatattttgaaatagataCACATTTTAAATGTCAGAAAtggataattttgaatttaaattcaaacacagtatattaatatcatcataGTTATTAATTGCCTTAATTggcaattttttttgaataaccTCTTTCTGAAAATTATGTACCAATTTGCCCCCTTTTCAAAACTAAACACcccatttttaaaactaaacactaaaatgtcttttttttttttaagtttttttccccttacaagtcgccatttggaatggcgacttccttaaggaaggtCTActcccaaatggcgacttccaactggtatctttaaaataaaaaaaaattcaattttttttcgttaaattatatatataatttaattattataattaataaaaatacataaaaaataaataaatagaNNNNNNNNNNNNNNNNNNNNNNNNNNNNNNNNNNNNNNNNNNNNNNNNNNNNNNNNNNNNNNNNNNNNNNNNNNNNNNNNNNNNNNNNNNNNNNNNNNNNNNNNNNNNNNNNNNNNNNNNNNNNNNNNNNNNNNNNNNNNNNNNNNNNNNNNNNNNNNNNNNNNNNNNNNNNNNNNNNNNNNNNNNNNNNNNNNNNNNNNNNNNNNNNNNNNNNNNNNNNNNNNNNNNNNNNNNNNNNNNNNNNNNNNNNNNNNNNNNNNNNNNNNNNNNNNNNNNNNNNNNNNNNNNNNNNNNNNNNNNNNNNNNNNNNNNNNNNNNNNNNNNNNNNNNNNNNNNNNNNNNNNNNNNNNNNNNNNNNNNNNNNNNNNNNNNNNNNNNNNNNNNNNNNNNNNNNNNNNNNNNNNNNNNNNNNNNNNNNNNNNNNNNNNNNNNNNNNNNNNNNNNNNNNNNNNNNNNNNNNNNNNNNNNNNNNNNNNNNNNNNNNNNNNNNNNNNNNNNNNNNNNNNNNNNNNNNNNNNNNNNNNNNNNNNNNNNNNNNNNNNNNNNNNNNNNNNNNNNNNNNNNNNNNNNNNNNNNNNNNNNNNNNNNNNNNNNNNNNNNNNNNNNNNNNNNNNNNNNNNNNNNNNNNNNNNNNNNNNNNNNNNNNNNNNNNNNNNNNNNNNNNNNNNNNNNNNNNNNNNNNNNNNNNNNNNNNNNNNNNNNNNNNNNNNNNNNNNNNNNNNNNNNNNNNNNNNNNNNNNNNNNNNNNNNNNNNNNNNNNNNNNNNNNNNNNNNNNNNNNNNNNNNNNNNNNNNNNNNNNNNNNNNNNNNNNNNNNNNNNNNNNNNNNNNNNNNNNNNNNNNNNNNNNNNNNNNNNNNNNNNNNNNNNNNNNNNNNNNNNNNNNNNNNNNNNNNNNNNNNNNNNNNNNNNNNNNNNNNNNNNNNNNNNNNNNNNNNNNNNNNNNNNNNNNNNNNNNNNNNNNNNNNNNNNNNNNNNNNNNNNNNNNNNNNNNNNNNNNNNNNNNNNNNNNNNNNNNNNNNNNNNNNNNNNNNNNNNNNNNNNNNNNNNNNNNNNNNNNNNNNNNNNNNNNNNNNNNNNNNNNNNNNNNNNNNNNNNNNNNNNNNNNNNNNNNNNNNNNNNNNNNNNNNNNNNNNNNNNNNNNNNNNNNNNNNNNNNNNNNNNNNNNNNNNNNNNNNNNNNNNNNNNNNNNNNNNNNNNNNNNNNNNNNNNNNNNNNNNNNNNNNNNNNNNNNNNNNNNNNNNNNNNNNNNNNNNNNNNNNNNNNNNNNNNNNNNNNNNNNNNNNNNNNNNNNNNNNNNNNNNNNNNNNNNNNNNNNNNNNNNNNNNNNNNNNNNNNNNNNNNNNNNNNNNNNNNNNNNNNNNNNNNNNNNNNNNNNNNNNNNNNNNNNNNNNNNNNNNNNNNNNNNNNNNNNNNNNNNNNNNNNNNNNNNNNNNNNNNNNNNNNNNNNNNNNNNNNNNNNNNNNNNNNNNNNNNNNNNNNNNNNNNNNNNNNNNNNNNNNNNNNNNNNNNNNNNNNNNNNNNNNNNNNNNNNNNNNNNNNNNNNNNNNNNNNNNNNNNNNNNNNNNNNNNNNNNNNNNNNNNNNNNNNNNNNNNNNNNNNNNNNNNNNNNNNNNNNNNNNNNNNNNNNNNNNNNNNNNNNNNNNNNNNNNNNNNNNNNNNNNNNNNNNNNNNNNNNNNNNNNNNNNNNNNNNNNNNNNNNNNNNNNNNNNNNNNNNNNNNNNNNNNNNNNNNNNNNNNNNNNNNNNNNNNNNNNNNNNNNNNNNNNNNNNNNNNNNNNNNNNNNNNNNNNNNNNNNNNNNNNNNNNNNNNNNNNNNNNNNNNNNNNNNNNNNNNNNNNNNNNNNNNNNNNNNNNNNNNNNNNNNNNNNNNNNNNNNNNNNNNNNNNNNNNNNNNNNNNNNNNNNNNNNNNNNNNNNNNNNNNNNNNNNNNNNNNNNNNNNNNNNNNNNNNNNNNNNNNNNNNNNNNNNNNNNNNNNNNNNNNNNNNNNNNNNNNNNNNNNNNNNNNNNNNNNNNNNNNNNNNNNNNNNNNNNNNNNNNNNNNNNNNNNNNNNNNNNNNNNNNNNNNNNNNNNNNNNNNNNNNNNNNNNNNNNNNNNNNNNNNNNNNNNNNNNNNNNNNNNNNNNNNNNNNNNNNNNNNNNNNNNNNNNNNNNNNNNNNNNNNNNNNNNNNNNNNNNNNNNNNNNNNNNNNNNNNNNNNNNNNNNNNNNNNNNNNNNNNNNNNNNNNNNNNNNNNNNNNNNNNNNNNNNNNNNNNNNNNNNNNNNNNNNNNNNNNNNNNNNNNNNNNNNNNNNNNNNNNNNNNNNNNNNNNNNNNNNNNNNNNNNNNNNNNNNNNNNNNNNNNNNNNNNNNNNNNNNNNNNNNNNNNNNNNNNNNNNNNNNNNNNNNNNNNNNNNNNNNNNNNNNNNNNNNNNNNNNNNNNNNNNNNNNNNNNNNNNNNNNNNNNNNNNNNNNNNNNNNNNNNNNNNNNNNNNNNNNNNNNNNNNNNNNNNNNNNNNNNNNNNNNNNNNNNNNNNNNNNNNNNNNNNNNNNNNNNNNNNNNNNNNNNNNNNNNNNNNNNNNNNNNNNNNNNNNNNNNNNNNNNNNNNNNNNNNNNNNNNNNNNNNNNNNNNNNNNNNNNNNNNNNNNNNNNNNNNNNNNNNNNNNNNNNNNNNNNNNNNNNNNNNNNNNNNNNNNNNNNNNNNNNNNNNNNNNNNNNNNNNNNNNNNNNNNNNNNNNNNNNNNNNNNNNNNNNNNNNNNNNNNNNNNNNNNNNNNNNNNNNNNNNNNNNNNNNNNNNNNNNNNNNNNNNNNNNNNNNNNNNNNNNNNNNNNNNNNNNNNNNNNNNNNNNNNNNNNNNNNNNNNNNNNNNNNNNNNNNNNNNNNNNNNNNNNNNNNNNNNNNNNNNNNNNNNNNNNNNNNNNNNNNNNNNNNNNNNNNNNNNNNNNNNNNNNNNNNNNNNNNNNNNNNNNNNNNNNNNNNNNNNNNNNNNNNNNNNNNNNNNNNNNNNNNNNNNNNNNNNNNNNNNNNNNNNNNNNNNNNNNatgagatatttgaataaaaatatattagaataaaaacattagaataaaaatatatttgaagatattaaaatatatttaaaaatatataaaaatatggtGCAAtgtgtataaaatatataaaaaaaattattttagaagatattctaataaaactatattttagaCTAAAACtgagtataaaatatataaaataaagtattgtattacttacaaaattttgaatgtgGTGTAGCGCTGATCTGTGATTATCATCATTCCATAACAATGCCATttagatgaaatataaataCCAAGGAAGAAATACTAATAGTGAAAtagtgaaaatataaagaaaattgaagTTGTTAAGTGTGGAAGAGTGAAGAAATATGATGATGGCCTTAGCCTATttataatcaaaacaataatttgaatgaacattaaaatattatgcATGCAAGGATTAGATTTGACAATACACAAGTAGGCTGAACACAAGGCAAGGCTGACCACAATTAGGTTGAACCTGAATACAATGCTGCACACAAGCAAGTTCCAACGTGAAACATATTCTGATTCTCCCTAAATCGCCTTTTGGAAAGGCGATTTCTCAAGTGTTTTCCAAGGTCGCCTTTATGAATGGCGACTTGCTTCAGCGTGTGTCACGAGCTCGCCATTTGGGATGGCGACTTATCAAAGGCATGTTAATGAAGTCGCCTTTGGGAAAGGCGATTTGTAGGTGTGCATGCATGCTCGTCTAGGCAAATCAGAATGACAATGGAAAAGCTTTCAATTATCACAAGAGGATTCAATGGGATTGGACAAGTGTTGGAAGTATTTTACAGCATTGCATGTATTACAATTGGTTgtctataaatatgattttcatCTCAATTGCATTTCATCTCAATCCCAATATCTGATTTTCATATCAATGGCaccaaaaaaatatagtttttcttatttattacaatggtgaaatatgtgaaagacaagatattggtaaatatttcaaaagcgacgaaaaaaaagctattcgagttaattttggatgcaaccttacctacttgaagaaaaaaattgaagcaaagttgaggttagaaaatcaaaaggtgtctaatataatttttcgaCACCCTATCTCATTTGGACAAGGCCTAGTTCATTATGAGTTGTTAAATGTTGAAGACGACGAAGATGTTgaactcatgtttgatgttcATAAACAGTGGCCGCAACTCGGATCTATCGAGTTATATGTCACATTTGAGGATGGTAATCCATTATACGATATTGGTCAACCATCATCCTCAACCACACCTCACCTtgaataccattttgaaacacaaaacacttattcttttcaaaataatgaaTCTTACCAGCCCGACTCATACCAACCCGAACCATACTTTGACCATGCCGAAACATCTGAACCTGAACCATCTCAACTTGAACCATATATTCCTCTAGGTGATATGACCGATTTTGATCAACAAGAAATAAGTGAAGagagtgaagaagaaacatacttTGATGAAGACGAGGACGAGGACGANNNNNNNNNNNNNNNNNNNNNNNNNNNNNNNNNNNNNNNNNNNNNNNNNNNNNNNNNNNNNNNNNNNNNNNNNNNNNNNNNNNNNNNNNNNNNNNNNNNNNNNNNNNNNNNNNNNNNNNNNNNNNNNNNNNNNNNNNNNNNNNNNNNNNNNNNNNNNNNNNNNNNNNNNNNNNNNNNNNNNNNNNNNNNNNNNNNNNNNNNNNNNNNNNNNNNNNNNNNNNNNNNNNNNNNNNNNNNNNNNNNNNNNNNNNNNNNNNNNNNNNNNNNNNNNNNNNNNNNNNNNNNNNNNNNNNNNNNNNNNNNNNNNNNNNNNNNNNNNNNNNNNNNNNNNNNNNNNNNNNNNNNNNNNNNNNNNNNNNNNNNNNNNNNNNNNNNNNNNNNNNNNNNNNNNNNNNNNNNNNNNNNNNNNNNNNNNNNNNNNNNNNNNNNNNNNNNNNNNNNNNNNNNNNNNNNNNNNNNNNNNNNNNNNNNNNNNNNNNNNNNNNNNNNNNNNNNNNNNNNNNNNNNNNNNNNNNNNNNNNNNNNNNNNNNNNNNNNNNNNNNNNNNNNNNNNNNNNNNNNNNNNNNNNNNNNNNNNNNNNNNNNNNNNNNNNNNNNNNNNNNNNNNNNNNNNNNNNNNNNNNNNNNNNNNNNNNNNNNNNNNNNNNNNNNNNNNNNNNNNNNNNNNNNNNNNNNNNNNNNNNNNNNNNNNNNNNNNNNNNNNNNNNNNNNNNNNNNNNNNNNNNNNNNNNNNNNNNNNNNNNNNNNNNNNNNNNNNNNNNNNNNNNNNNNNNNNNNNNNNNNNNNNNNNNNNNNNNNNNNNNNNNNNNNNNNNNNNNNNNNNNNNNNNNNNNNNNNNNNNNNNNNNNNNNNNNNNNNNNNNNNNNNNNNNNNNNNNNNNNNNNNNNNNNNNNNNNNNNNNNNNNNNNNNNNNNNNNNNNNNNNNNNNNNNNNNNNNNNNNNNNNNNNNNNNNNNNNNNNNNNNNNNNNNNNNNNNNNNNNNNNNNNNNNNNNNNNNNNNNNNNNNNNNNNNNNNNNNNNNNNNNNNNNNNNNNNNNNNNNNNNNNNNNNNNNNNNNNNNNNNNNNNNNNNNNNNNNNNNNNNNNNNNNNNNNNNNNNNNNNNNNNNNNNNNNNNNNNNNNNNNNNNNNNNNNNNNNNNNNNNNNNNNNNNNNNNNNNNNNNNNNNNNNNNNNNNNNNNNNNNNNNNNNNNNNNNNNNNNNNNNNNNNNNNNNNNNNNNNNNNNNNNNNNNNNNNNNNNNNNNNNNNNNNNNNNNNNNNNNNNNNNNNNNNNNNNNNNNNNNNNNNNNNNNNNNNNNNNNNNNNNNNNNNNNNNNNNNNNNNNNNNNNNNNNNNNNNNNNNNNNNNNNNNNNNNNNNNNNNNNNNNNNNNNNNNNNNNNNNNNNNNNNNNNNNNNNNNNNNNNNNNNNNNNNNNNNNNNNNNNNNNNNNNNNNNNNNNNNNNNNNNNNNNNNNNNNNNNNNNNNNNNNNNNNNNNNNNNNNNNNNNNNNNNNNNNNNNNNNNNNNNNNNNNNNNNNNNNNNNNNNNNNNNNNNNNNNNNNNNNNNNNNNNNNNNNNNNNNNNNNNNNNNNNNNNNNNNNNNNNNNNNNNNNNNNNNNNNNNNNNNNNNNNNNNNNNNNNNNNNNNNNNNNNNNNNNNNNNNNNNNNNNNNNNNNNNNNNNNNNNNNNNNNNNNNNNNNNNNNNNNNNNNNNNNNNNNNNNNNNNNNNNNNNNNNNNNNNNNNNNNNNNNNNNNNNNNNNNNNNNNNNNNNNNNNNNNNNNNNNNNNNNNNNNNNNNNNNNNNNNNNNNNNNNNNNNNNNNNNNNNNNNNNNNNNNNNNNNNNNNNNNNNNNNNNNNNNNNNNNNNNNNNNNNNNNNNNNNNNNNNNNNNNNNNNNNNNNNNNNNNNNNNNNNNNNNNNNNNNNNNNNNNNNNNNNNNNNNNNNNNNNNNNNNNNNNNNNNNNNNNNNNNNNNNNNNNNNNNNNNNNNNNNNNNNNNNNNNNNNNNNNNNNNNNNNNNNNNNNNNNNNNNNNNNNNNNNNNNNNNNNNNNNNNNNNNNNNNNNNNNNNNNNNNNNNNNNNNNNNNNNNNNNNNNNNNNNNNNNNNNNNNNNNNNNNNNNNNNNNNNNNNNNNNNNNNNNNNNNNNNNNNNNNNNNNNNNNNNNNNNNNNNNNNNNNNNNNNNNNNNNNNNNNNNNNNNNNNNNNNNNNNNNNNNNNNNNNNNNNNNNNNNNNNNNNNNNNNNNNNNNNNNNNNNNNNNNNNNNNNNNNNNNNNNNNNNNNNNNNNNNNNNNNNNNNNNNNNNNNNNNNNNNNNNNNNNNNNNNNNNNNNNNNNNNNNNNNNNNNNNNNNNNNNNNNNNNNNNNNNNNNNNNNNNNNNNNNNNNNNNNNNNNNNNNNNNNNNNNNNNNNNNNNNNNNNNNNNNNNNNNNNNNNNNNNNNNNNNNNNNNNNNNNNNNNNNNNNNNNtatttatctatttttatgaattatattaattatatatatatatatatatatatatatatattacttttgttatttcaaccaaaattgaaataattattttttacaaaaaaactaaccttttaaaaattgacatttcgaacttgaatttcctaaaattttatcgtaatttaaaatttttatttatctatttttatgaattatattagttatatatatatatatatatatatatattacttttgttatttcaataaaaattaaaatatttttttaacaaaaaaattattttataaatgtccatttggatttattaaatttttttcataatttaaatttctatttgttttttttatgtatttttatgaattataataattaatttatatatataatttaacgaaaaaaaattgaaatttttttttatttaaaaaaaaccagTTGGAAGTCGCCATTAGAGAGTAGgtcttccttaaggaagtcgcaattccaaatggcgacttgtaagaaaaaaaaaattttttaaaaaaaggggcattttggtgttttaatttcaaaaggggacattttagtatttttttttcagaaagagggtattgaaaaaaaattgccTTATTAATTATATACTATAATCGAATTTTATTCTTCTATTCTTTTTGACATTTAGCTTTTTCATCTTAGTTTCATGTATGATCTGTATCTTTTATAGttgtaaaaaaaacttattatctTATATAACTATAAAATTTACCATAACAGATAGAGACgagataaaaaataacaaagacCAAAGAATATGattatttcttataaaaaagacTTTAGTTAATGATACATTAGATTTCTAAAAATACTTATTCAATCCCACAGTTTTTAGATTTTAGGATTGAtagtaaaaatattcaatttgataaaaaacaaatgaaattaatgatgttatcaaaatttttaattagattattttttttattaaacattgGAAGTGGATTAGCAACCAcacaattttagttttaatacaattatttttttcatccaTTTTTTCTCCAGATGTTTGTGGAATTCATATTGAAGTGGCCCAAGCCCATCATAGGGAAACATAATTGGACTATGTGGGCTTCCTCCACTGACTAATTCAAGATAAATGTTCTTTACTATATTTATATAgtaaaagttaattaaagataaatgtACAAGCatgttagataaaaaaaaaattattttaaacaattcaTAGATACTCATGACAGTTTAAAGAAATTTTCTTTAGCAAAATATCTTAGTAAAACGTTGTAGTCTACTAGTTTAAAAAGTTGTTCTAGATAaataatttaggagaagaataagAAATATCAAgaccaaatatttttaaaaattcaaaacaaaaaggaAGCCTGCATCAGAATTATAATCTTTCGGTCgatgaattttttgattttatattttttcagtCGATGTATTTTAAgtactttaaaattttgttgtCCGATGTCTTTTTTGacgtttctttttttatttatttatattttataaactaatATAGAGTAATAAACACATTCTAAGTTGCTCCAACTTACTGAGATATTATATGTAACATTTGGTTAAACTTAAATGTAAAAGTTAGTTTGTAGGTGATTAGTTTGTTAATAGTCTAATTAGTATGGCAAAAATCTAGCTAGTAGTTTATAAGCTATAAATCTATTTGAACACATATTTTACTATGAACATACTGcgtatatgtttttttaataagctCATTCAAATAGATTTAgagtttatcattttttttgggTCAATTCTACCcttattattttaactaaaatcttttttttatcttttataatttatctattataatttcaaataaatcaaCTAGCTCTCTcggtaaataatttaaaattaaaaaatataaataatatttaatcttctaaagtaaataaattaaagtaaatagttttaaataatttatttattataatttaaaataaataaaaaatatcacattaataacaaaatattttaaatttctatgtttaaatttaaaatattaattgatattattaataatatattttaatgttattttacatttttaaattaattaaaaccgctaattttatcaaacactttaataaatttatcaactataaactattaattaattaattagctATTAgctaatttttatcaaatagagTCTAAGTCTCCAATAGCTCTATGATTGAGCATATCATATATTCATTTGTATCTGTTTTAGTTctattaatatataatctattttcaatttaatattttctcttttttcttgtCTTCTACCAAGATTCTAACATTTTAATAGTTCTTTATTtcgattttgattttaattcgtAACATCTCTCTTTCTTGCTTAGATTCTTTGGTAAGCTTAGTATGTATCTTTATATCTGTTTACATCAAATTATTCCTTTTCATATCAATGATCCTCTTTATTCTATTGATCATATATTAACCATTATCCTTGGAGCTTTGAAATAAAGTAGgaatatttaattcataaggCTCTTTGTGGCACTATGTTAGAGGAATGACATTTTCTTTTATAGTGTTTGTAGGATTGGTTTAAATACTcctattgatattttgataataataaagtaaaaaaatattaatccactAACAGGTTATTTTAAATGCacagattgtttaaaaacataaCATGTATTAATCTATGTTGTTGATTATCTAACATGCGTAATATAAACAATTGTGATTTAGTGATATATATTTAcgtaaaaaaacacaaaaaacatattatcaacttataaataaatggatatatGTTTGCAAGTGAAAGAATTAGGCATAACTTAGGAGAAAGTTATGTTGATCAAGCATTATAAAGCTCTCGTCTAAAGACGTTACTTAAATACTTTGTACAACTTGTCCTCTAAGAAGATAAATCACATATGTAATGTTAGAACAAATGAATCTATTACAAGCTTCTACTGAGTAAACGAGTAAACATCTGAAGAGATGAATAAAAGAATCACAATTGTTCAAATTGTTCAGGGGTGGACATCAGACGGTGGGTATGTTCGTTTTACAGTGTACATGGGTGAGTATGTTTGTTTTATGGGTGGGTATCTTCGTTTTACAGTGTATATgcaaaaaggaaaaggaaatctCATCTTTCTATTTAGTAAcacacttaatttttttttcatcgaACACgactataaaaaaatgatacataatcttattattattattattattattattattattattattattattattattattattattattattattattattat
It includes:
- the LOC101506338 gene encoding LOW QUALITY PROTEIN: uncharacterized protein (The sequence of the model RefSeq protein was modified relative to this genomic sequence to represent the inferred CDS: deleted 1 base in 1 codon); this translates as MNHIKEVVVYVDPIFVPYGCADNTNPKDYYKVLEIDYDATDEDIRFNYRRLALKWHPDKHNDDSVVTAKFQEINEAYNVLSDPAKRFDYDLTGACEIEKYSLQEYLARFKGMILTCNGLGISHNDKWSQQLIEGFEQLDK